TTGTCTATACCGATTGGTACAGTGGCACACTGCCTTATCGTGTATCCGTCCTCGATGGATTGCGCAATCGCCTACCTGAAGCAGACGTGACCTATGTGGATGGGAATGACCGTATTCAGCTGAAGACAACAGACAGTCAGGTTATAACCTTGGGTGTGGAAGGATCACTCGTCGCTGTACCGGAAGTCAGTGCACCTACAGCCGTCGAATTTGTACATCAGGATTGGGGTTGGGGAAGTCATACGCTGAGAAGTGTGAACAATAATCGATACGTTAGCTTAACCGAGCAAGGCATATATCAGGCAAACGCACCGGAGATTGGTGGCTGGTTCGTGAAGGAAGTTGTTCGAATAGATCCTCTAACGGATGGAAGTAACACCTTGCGGACGTGGAACGGTATTCCTGTTGGACTGAGCGAATATCAGGGACAGTCTGCTGTATCACCACTCCGGCCACAAGGAGAACAAACTACAGCTACAGGTACAACTCAGGGTAATGTGAGTGCCTCTGGACACGCAAGTCAATCAGCTGGCAATACACAGATACCTTCTGCATTCAATATTGATATTGTGAAACGCGGAATACAACAAGCCGTAGAAGCTGCACGTGGCAGTCATGCATCTGTCGTTGTTGTTGGCAACAGCCCATATATCAACGGCAAAGAAGAAATTGATCGCCCAAGTCTGCTGCTTCCGCCGAGTCAGGTCGAGCTTGTCAAAGCCGTGTGTGAAGCCAATCCCAATACGGTGGTTGTCATTATGGGCAGTTATCCATTTGCCTTGCAGGAGTTGAAAGGTATTGCCCGCGCCATCGTTTATATGACACATGCAGGTCAGGAATTGGGGAACGCGCTTGCGGATGTGCTGTTAGGTCATTATGCCCCGGCAGGCAGATTAAACATGACATGGTATGAAGATGAATCACAGCTTCCTGACATGATGGATTATGACATCATTCAGAATGGCATGACCTATATGTATCATGAAGGACCAGTTCAATATGCATTTGGTCATGGTCTGACCTATCCGGAATTCGAATATGAAGCGATTCGTGTAAGTCGAAGTGCTTCGGCGGAAGCCACCACCACAGATCAATTGAAGATTGAGGTGGAGGTACACAATACAGGTGAACGTGACAGTGATGAAGTCGTACAGATCTATGGATCTTCATATACCTCCCGAGTGAAACGTGCTCAGAAGCAACTGCTTGCTTTCCGTCGTGTTCATGTCAAAGCAGGGACGTGTGTTACGATAAGTTTCGAAGTTCCTGTTCAGAAGCTGGCGCTATGGGATGTTACCCGAGATCGATACTGCCTGGAGACAGCGACCTGGTCCATCCTGGCAGGGCGTTCTTCCACAGATATACGTCAGTCGGCTGATATTAAAATTGAAGGTGAGACGATTCCTGATCGTCCGCTGCACTTGCTTACCTTTGCGGAGAATTACGATGCTTGTGCAGGTGTTCTACTGGATGAATGTCTGGAAGGACGTTCGGCAATTCGGGCAATCACTCCGGAGGAACCTTTATATCGAGAGGAGCAGTCGTCTTGGATCGCTTTCAACCATAATGCTGTTCAAGAAGTACAAGGATTTGAAGCCAGAGTGGCAGCTTTTGGGGAAGAGGGCAGACTGGAGATTCGTTCCGGAGGACTGGAGGGCAAACTGCTCGGTGTGTGTGAAGTTTCTGGACCTGGAGGCAGTGTGAATGGGAAAGATATCAAGTGGACAACAGTTCAGTGTTCGCTAGAGGCCCCACATAAGGTGAATGAGCTATATATTGTCTTCAAAGGTGGAGCAGCGTTACGGCACTTTAGATTGTTGTAGTTGTAGCATGTCCTGAATAATCAACCTCCGAAACAAGCACAATAATGCTGTTGTGTGTAGAATCTGTAAAGGTGGTTGTGGTATGAACGATAAAAAGTGGGACCTCGTCGCACTTGCTTCCATCCCTTTAATTATGACCTTGGGTAATTCCATGCTAATACCAATCCTGCCACAGATTGAACGTGAGTTGAAGGTATCTGCATTTAAGGTCAGTATGCTCATTACAGTCTACGCTGTAGTTGCCATCCTGCTTATTCCTCTTGCAGGGTACTTGTCGGATCGTTTTGGCAGAAAAGCAGTTATCATTCCCAGCCTCGTTATAGCAGCCGTCGGAGGTGCTGTCGCTGGTGTGGCAGCATGGATGCTGAACGGAAACATAGCCTACTGGACCATTCTAGGTGGCAGGTTATTGCAGGGAATAGGTGCTGCCGGGGCATTTCCTATTGTTATCCCACTGGTTGGGGACATGTTTAATGATGAGAATGAAGTAAGCAAAAGTCTGGGTATCATTGAGACCTCTAATACGTTTGGTAAAGTCATAAGTCCGATTCTGGGTGCAGCGCTGGCAGTCTGGTTGTGGTATGCGCCATTCATGGCTATTCCTATTCTTTGCGTGCTTTCGCTGGTTCTTGTTATTTTCCTGGTGAAGACTCCACGGAA
This Paenibacillus xylanexedens DNA region includes the following protein-coding sequences:
- a CDS encoding glycoside hydrolase family 3 C-terminal domain-containing protein produces the protein MKEYHQYPMWDASLSLEERLDDLIARLTTEEKIQLIPTREAAVPRLGIPAYNVGGEAAHGVAWKGEATVFPQPLGLSSTWNTSLMREIGSVIGDEARAYHHRNPEVHGLTLWAPTVDLERDPRWGRTEEGYGEDPVLTGEMSAALVKGMQGNDPFYLKMVATLKHFFANNNEKDRLNCSSSIDPRNLREYYLKAFETPFVEGGALSMMTAYNSINGTPAIESPYVNDVVKGEWSMPGFIVCDGGDLSQTVDYHGYHTSHAESAASALKAGVDCLTDEVDLVVSALEEALEQNLLEITDLDRAIRNIFGVRMRLGQLDQSGLNPYASIPESVLCAPEHAKLSYRAAAESIVLLQNDGLLPLQPEALQKISVIGPLADVVYTDWYSGTLPYRVSVLDGLRNRLPEADVTYVDGNDRIQLKTTDSQVITLGVEGSLVAVPEVSAPTAVEFVHQDWGWGSHTLRSVNNNRYVSLTEQGIYQANAPEIGGWFVKEVVRIDPLTDGSNTLRTWNGIPVGLSEYQGQSAVSPLRPQGEQTTATGTTQGNVSASGHASQSAGNTQIPSAFNIDIVKRGIQQAVEAARGSHASVVVVGNSPYINGKEEIDRPSLLLPPSQVELVKAVCEANPNTVVVIMGSYPFALQELKGIARAIVYMTHAGQELGNALADVLLGHYAPAGRLNMTWYEDESQLPDMMDYDIIQNGMTYMYHEGPVQYAFGHGLTYPEFEYEAIRVSRSASAEATTTDQLKIEVEVHNTGERDSDEVVQIYGSSYTSRVKRAQKQLLAFRRVHVKAGTCVTISFEVPVQKLALWDVTRDRYCLETATWSILAGRSSTDIRQSADIKIEGETIPDRPLHLLTFAENYDACAGVLLDECLEGRSAIRAITPEEPLYREEQSSWIAFNHNAVQEVQGFEARVAAFGEEGRLEIRSGGLEGKLLGVCEVSGPGGSVNGKDIKWTTVQCSLEAPHKVNELYIVFKGGAALRHFRLL